From a single Arachis hypogaea cultivar Tifrunner chromosome 3, arahy.Tifrunner.gnm2.J5K5, whole genome shotgun sequence genomic region:
- the LOC112734872 gene encoding agamous-like MADS-box protein MADS4 isoform X2 — MGRGRVELKRIENKINRQVTFAKRRNGLLKKAYELSVLCDAEVALIIFSNRGKLYEFCSSSSMLKTLERYQKCNYGAPETNVSTREALVMELSSQQEYLKLKARYEALQRSQRNLMGEDLGPLSSKELESLERQLDSSLKLIRSTRTQFMLDQLSELQRKEHLLSEANRALRQRLEGYQINPMQLNPGGVDDMGYARHPPQPQPDPLFQQLDCEPTLQIGYQPDPVSVVTAGPSMGNYMGGWLP, encoded by the exons ATGGGAAGGGGAAGGGTAGAGTTGAAGAGAATTGAGAACAAGATCAACAGGCAAGTGACCTTTGCAAAGAGAAGAAACGGGCTTCTGAAGAAGGCGTATGAGCTTTCAGTTCTATGTGATGCTGAGGTTGCTCTCATCATCTTCTCCAATAGGGGAAAACTGTACGAGTTTTGCAGCAGTTCAAG CATGCTGAAAACACTAGAGAGGTACCAGAAATGTAACTATGGAGCACCGGAAACTAATGTGTCAACTAGGGAAGCCTTGGTAATG GAATTAAGCAGTCAACAAGAATACTTGAAGCTGAAGGCACGTTATGAAGCCCTACAAAGGTCCCAgag AAACCTGATGGGAGAAGATCTTGGCCCTCTAAGCAGCAAAGAGCTGGAGTCACTGGAAAGGCAGCTAGATTCGTCGTTGAAGCTAATCAGATCCACAAGG ACCCAATTCATGCTGGATCAGCTATCGGAACTTCAACGTAAG GAACACTTGCTAAGTGAGGCTAACAGGGCTCTCAGACAAAGG TTGGAAGGGTATCAAATAAATCCAATGCAGCTGAATCCTGGTGGTGTTGATGATATGGGATATGCCCGCCATCCACCTCAACCTCAGCCGGATCCTCTTTTCCAGCAATTGGATTGTGAGCCTACCTTACAAATTGG ATATCAGCCTGATCCAGTATCAGTGGTCACGGCAGGCCCAAGCATGGGCAATTACATGGGAGGATGGCTACCATAG
- the LOC112734872 gene encoding agamous-like MADS-box protein MADS4 isoform X1 codes for MGRGRVELKRIENKINRQVTFAKRRNGLLKKAYELSVLCDAEVALIIFSNRGKLYEFCSSSSMLKTLERYQKCNYGAPETNVSTREALVMELSSQQEYLKLKARYEALQRSQRNLMGEDLGPLSSKELESLERQLDSSLKLIRSTRTQFMLDQLSELQRKEHLLSEANRALRQRQLEGYQINPMQLNPGGVDDMGYARHPPQPQPDPLFQQLDCEPTLQIGYQPDPVSVVTAGPSMGNYMGGWLP; via the exons ATGGGAAGGGGAAGGGTAGAGTTGAAGAGAATTGAGAACAAGATCAACAGGCAAGTGACCTTTGCAAAGAGAAGAAACGGGCTTCTGAAGAAGGCGTATGAGCTTTCAGTTCTATGTGATGCTGAGGTTGCTCTCATCATCTTCTCCAATAGGGGAAAACTGTACGAGTTTTGCAGCAGTTCAAG CATGCTGAAAACACTAGAGAGGTACCAGAAATGTAACTATGGAGCACCGGAAACTAATGTGTCAACTAGGGAAGCCTTGGTAATG GAATTAAGCAGTCAACAAGAATACTTGAAGCTGAAGGCACGTTATGAAGCCCTACAAAGGTCCCAgag AAACCTGATGGGAGAAGATCTTGGCCCTCTAAGCAGCAAAGAGCTGGAGTCACTGGAAAGGCAGCTAGATTCGTCGTTGAAGCTAATCAGATCCACAAGG ACCCAATTCATGCTGGATCAGCTATCGGAACTTCAACGTAAG GAACACTTGCTAAGTGAGGCTAACAGGGCTCTCAGACAAAGG CAGTTGGAAGGGTATCAAATAAATCCAATGCAGCTGAATCCTGGTGGTGTTGATGATATGGGATATGCCCGCCATCCACCTCAACCTCAGCCGGATCCTCTTTTCCAGCAATTGGATTGTGAGCCTACCTTACAAATTGG ATATCAGCCTGATCCAGTATCAGTGGTCACGGCAGGCCCAAGCATGGGCAATTACATGGGAGGATGGCTACCATAG
- the LOC112734872 gene encoding agamous-like MADS-box protein MADS4 isoform X4: protein MGRGRVELKRIENKINRQVTFAKRRNGLLKKAYELSVLCDAEVALIIFSNRGKLYEFCSSSSMLKTLERYQKCNYGAPETNVSTREALELSSQQEYLKLKARYEALQRSQRNLMGEDLGPLSSKELESLERQLDSSLKLIRSTRTQFMLDQLSELQRKEHLLSEANRALRQRLEGYQINPMQLNPGGVDDMGYARHPPQPQPDPLFQQLDCEPTLQIGYQPDPVSVVTAGPSMGNYMGGWLP, encoded by the exons ATGGGAAGGGGAAGGGTAGAGTTGAAGAGAATTGAGAACAAGATCAACAGGCAAGTGACCTTTGCAAAGAGAAGAAACGGGCTTCTGAAGAAGGCGTATGAGCTTTCAGTTCTATGTGATGCTGAGGTTGCTCTCATCATCTTCTCCAATAGGGGAAAACTGTACGAGTTTTGCAGCAGTTCAAG CATGCTGAAAACACTAGAGAGGTACCAGAAATGTAACTATGGAGCACCGGAAACTAATGTGTCAACTAGGGAAGCCTTG GAATTAAGCAGTCAACAAGAATACTTGAAGCTGAAGGCACGTTATGAAGCCCTACAAAGGTCCCAgag AAACCTGATGGGAGAAGATCTTGGCCCTCTAAGCAGCAAAGAGCTGGAGTCACTGGAAAGGCAGCTAGATTCGTCGTTGAAGCTAATCAGATCCACAAGG ACCCAATTCATGCTGGATCAGCTATCGGAACTTCAACGTAAG GAACACTTGCTAAGTGAGGCTAACAGGGCTCTCAGACAAAGG TTGGAAGGGTATCAAATAAATCCAATGCAGCTGAATCCTGGTGGTGTTGATGATATGGGATATGCCCGCCATCCACCTCAACCTCAGCCGGATCCTCTTTTCCAGCAATTGGATTGTGAGCCTACCTTACAAATTGG ATATCAGCCTGATCCAGTATCAGTGGTCACGGCAGGCCCAAGCATGGGCAATTACATGGGAGGATGGCTACCATAG
- the LOC112734872 gene encoding agamous-like MADS-box protein MADS4 isoform X3 produces the protein MGRGRVELKRIENKINRQVTFAKRRNGLLKKAYELSVLCDAEVALIIFSNRGKLYEFCSSSSMLKTLERYQKCNYGAPETNVSTREALELSSQQEYLKLKARYEALQRSQRNLMGEDLGPLSSKELESLERQLDSSLKLIRSTRTQFMLDQLSELQRKEHLLSEANRALRQRQLEGYQINPMQLNPGGVDDMGYARHPPQPQPDPLFQQLDCEPTLQIGYQPDPVSVVTAGPSMGNYMGGWLP, from the exons ATGGGAAGGGGAAGGGTAGAGTTGAAGAGAATTGAGAACAAGATCAACAGGCAAGTGACCTTTGCAAAGAGAAGAAACGGGCTTCTGAAGAAGGCGTATGAGCTTTCAGTTCTATGTGATGCTGAGGTTGCTCTCATCATCTTCTCCAATAGGGGAAAACTGTACGAGTTTTGCAGCAGTTCAAG CATGCTGAAAACACTAGAGAGGTACCAGAAATGTAACTATGGAGCACCGGAAACTAATGTGTCAACTAGGGAAGCCTTG GAATTAAGCAGTCAACAAGAATACTTGAAGCTGAAGGCACGTTATGAAGCCCTACAAAGGTCCCAgag AAACCTGATGGGAGAAGATCTTGGCCCTCTAAGCAGCAAAGAGCTGGAGTCACTGGAAAGGCAGCTAGATTCGTCGTTGAAGCTAATCAGATCCACAAGG ACCCAATTCATGCTGGATCAGCTATCGGAACTTCAACGTAAG GAACACTTGCTAAGTGAGGCTAACAGGGCTCTCAGACAAAGG CAGTTGGAAGGGTATCAAATAAATCCAATGCAGCTGAATCCTGGTGGTGTTGATGATATGGGATATGCCCGCCATCCACCTCAACCTCAGCCGGATCCTCTTTTCCAGCAATTGGATTGTGAGCCTACCTTACAAATTGG ATATCAGCCTGATCCAGTATCAGTGGTCACGGCAGGCCCAAGCATGGGCAATTACATGGGAGGATGGCTACCATAG